In a single window of the Maniola jurtina chromosome 4, ilManJurt1.1, whole genome shotgun sequence genome:
- the LOC123864360 gene encoding diacylglycerol kinase eta isoform X3, with the protein MLEAGASIGERKSPCGEDSTDSENETEKKPLLRRVSTSKCVGRLPVVKEGYLMKQTRSFLRWQRRYFKLRGRTLYYAKEKDDQLWDEFELEDATYAEYSIKHAKHSFQVITASRCLVLSADTRGEMESWASALRGALHRGADVADLVASFATGDHHWYTATHARPTFCNVCREPLGALGTAHALACELCKYKAHKRCAARAPPSCKWSTLASLGPHLVEDQDGNIIMPHQWLEGNLPVAAKCDVCDKTCGSVLRLQDYRCIWCRKCVHASCRPSWRAACSLGPARASVVPPTRLHSVGPDDGWLPDRPPNASPLIVFVNSRSGDNQGVKFLRRFKQLLNPAQVFELSGAGPRLGLRLFRHFAPLRVLVCSGDGSVGWVLQEVDKLDMHVQTAVLPLGTGNDLARVMGWGASCDDAANLQQLLERYERASTKMLDRWSIMTFERALTAPPPPPAPPDLLEESALLRNLQEIVQAGECGESESSVARAALRAGCARLAAAGERAGGGAARAAHRLRRALSLLLHARTHLAHDHARCDSWEPMDTSDSDPETQPAAEKGSIEKTEKEQLNWAARGCALAGRADSVRRALRMLVRTLAQLLPQEAIRGEASGASSARPVPEGGAAPDSGALPVPRAFADSRRSSAASAISAASMQPDNIPDVDEDIVKLISSNPQDRVDNLDVDKCGRKTSSISPQDRLSPSNLSSCDTSSCKNLLRPDIERTSTTFNSSSLTIPNLVISDDSDKRDSLIQGETYESDQLTIIDIDKPYTDDVHFQDVCDRETPASGDCTPERKLSSADLEIDATSSEGSNISDDFSLISEIIDSKPGDAEESVGIGHIDSPEISDTYMNSETIHGESIMDDISSMLGQDVLLAMMGKNGENETYTDDTTLFTSDTVSDIPADVDSRHPSLEKKIKGKMKYISKIKKPAENEVEKFGYENRVFYIENAAKAEEQIKYCSLAQFEEGNDIARKSFRKALRKSIKKRVVDEPNLKNFLPKTTEELSSRGDETPNVRTSPKKELPKTIPVFEEKKPEFREQIQFPQVSVVVEPPSPSHSEDRSIKTCQSRMASVLSDIYDQGTDTLSVYSPEPNVRDRERRQSDNPKLLGSDPEYGQFLSCSPAATRRISCGSLFKPGEPDNRLSTSVSSIWGEGGTAGGGGSTTKSDTSERAKKLPIINPLVSLPAWPHVTQGFISQCLLANADALCAAVSPLMDPDETLLEGFYERAVMNNYFGIGIDAKITLDFHNKREEHPEKCRSRARNYMWYGVLGSKEWVNRTYRHLGQRVQLECDGQRIPLPELQGIVVLNISSFMGGTNFWGGTRGDDIFLAPSFDDRILEVVAVFGSAQMAASRLINLQKHRIAQCRAVQINILGEECVPVQVDGEAWLQPPGCVRIIHKNRAQMLCRSRALETSLRTWDEKQQQKAHAGAPTRSLAPAEAAHLLVLLDDVNTIVKHIKLACISENSTAVTGRVCSSLAIARRISAQADALQDAEGKLLPPPQLRRLLATLVESCHELLDSGANLGNAAVGLRAHLTRCSIRDGLAYIQADEVPPKKTGSRWLRGRRSVSEGGNTLTPAQVRTWGVKEVQVWLESLELGEYSEAFTKHDVTGRELLSLARRDLRDLGVTKVGHVKRILQAVKELQ; encoded by the exons GTGATAACAGCAAGCCGTTGTCTAGTCCTGAGTGCGGATACCCGAGGCGAGATGGAGTCGTGGGCGAGCGCTCTTCGGGGCGCCTTGCACCGCGGCGCCGACGTCGCGGACCTCGTCGCGAGCTTTGCCACCGGTGACCACCACTG GTACACAGCAACACACGCGCGGCCGACCTTCTGCAACGTGTGCCGCGAGCCGCTCGGCGCGCTGGGCACCGCGCATGCGCTCGCCTGCGAACTGTGCAAGTACAAAGCGCATAAGAGATGCgcagcgcgcgcgccgccgTCCTGCAAGTGGAGTACGCTCGCCTCGCTCGGCCCGCACCTTGTGGAGGACCAAGACGGG AACATAATAATGCCACACCAATGGCTTGAAGGCAACCTGCCCGTGGCGGCCAAGTGCGACGTCTGCGACAAGACTTGCGGCTCCGTTTTAAG GCTACAAGATTACCGCTGTATCTGGTGTCGCAAGTGCGTCCACGCAAGCTGCCGGCCGAGCTGGAGAGCCGCTTGTTCCTTGGGGCCTGCCCGAGCTTCCGTAGTACCTCCCACTCGCTTACACTCCGTCGGCCCGGATGACGGGTGGCTACCAGACCGACCACCCAACGCTTCGCCGCTTATCGTCTTCGTCAACTCAAGATCTG GGGACAACCAAGGCGTGAAATTCCTGCGTCGTTTCAAGCAGCTTCTGAACCCGGCGCAAGTGTTCGAGCTAAGCGGGGCTGGTCCTCGCCTCGGACTGCGTCTGTTCAGGCACTTTGCCCCTCTACGCGTGCTTGTGTGCAGTGGCGACGGGTCCGTTGGATGGGTGCTGCAGGAGGTCGATAAGCTGGATATGCAC GTCCAAACTGCAGTACTACCTTTGGGCACTGGGAACGATCTAGCAAGAGTGATGGGCTGGGGCGCTTCGTGTGACGACGCGGCCAATCTGCAGCAACTGCTGGAGCGATACGAGCGAGCTTCAACCAAAATGCTGGATAG GTGGTCAATAATGACGTTCGAGCGCGCCCTGACGGCCCCGCCTCCCCCGCCCGCACCGCCCGACCTGCTGGAAGAGAGTGCACTCCTTAGGAACTTGCAGGAGATCGTGCAG GCGGGCGAATGCGGGGAAAGCGAATCGAGCGTAGCACGAGCGGCGTTGCGGGCGGGGTGCGCGCGGCTGGCGGCGGCGGGCGagcgcgcgggcggcggcgctgCGCGTGCGGCGCACCGCCTGCGACGCGCGCTGTCGCTGCTGCTGCACGCGAGGACGCATCTAGCGCACGACCATGCGCGTTGCGA TTCATGGGAGCCGATGGACACGAGTGACAGCGACCCAGAAACGCAACCGGCTGCCGAAAAAGGTAGCATCGAAAAGACTGAAAAG GAGCAGTTGAACTGGGCGGCGCGAGGCTGCGCGCTGGCGGGGCGCGCGGACAGCGTGCGGCGCGCGCTGCGCATGCTCGTGCGCACGCTCGCGCAGCTCTTACCGCAG GAAGCGATCCGCGGCGAGGCGAGTGGCGCGAGCTCGGCCAGGCCGGTACCGGAGGGCGGCGCTGCACCAGACAGTGGTGCGCTGCCCGTGCCGCGCGCCTTCGCCGACAGCCGCCGCTCCTCCGCCGCTTCCGCCATCTCCGCCGCCTCCATGCAACCAGACAA CATTCCAGATGTAGATGAAGACATAGTTAAGTTAATAAGTTCAAACCCACAAGATCGTGTAGACAACTTGGACGTCGATAAGTGTGGCCGCAAAACAAGCTCAATATCGCCTCAGGACCGTCTTTCGCCTTCCAATCTTTCCTCCTGTGATACTAGCTCGTGCAAAAACCTCCTGAGGCCTGATATCGAGCGAACTAGCACCACGTTCAATAGCAGTAGTCTTACAATACCTAACTTAGTTATCTCAGACGATAGTGATAAGAGAGATTCGTTAATACAGGGAGAAACTTATGAATCGGACCAATTGACTATAATAGACATCGACAAGCCGTATACGGACGACGTACACTTCCAAGATGTTTGCGACAGAGAGACGCCGGCGAGCGGAGACTGCACGCCGGAGAGGAAGCTCTCCAGCGCAGACTTGGAGATAGACGCGACCAGTTCCGAGGGGTCCAACATTAGCGACGACTTTAGCTTAATATCGGAGATCATTGACTCCAAACCGGGCGACGCGGAGGAGAGTGTCGGTATTGGGCACATCGATTCACCCGAAATTTCTGATACGTACATGAATTCGGAAACTATACACGGTGAATCTATAATGGATGATATCAGCTCGATGCTCGGACAAGATGTTCTTCTAGCGATGATGGGCAAAAACGGCGAAAACGAGACTTACACGGATGACACGACTCTATTCACGTCGGATACAGTTTCCGATATCCCGGCGGACGTGGACAGCCGTCATCCCAGCCTAGAGAAGAAAATTAAAGGGAAAATGAAATACATatcgaaaataaaaaaacccgCTGAAAACGAAGTTGAGAAGTTTGGTTACGAGAACAGAGTATTTTACATCGAAAATGCGGCGAAAGCTGAAGAGCAAATCAAGTATTGCAGCTTAGCACAATTTGAAGAAGGAAATGATATTGCAAGAAAATCGTTTCGAAAGGCACTGAGGAAAAGCATAAAGAAGAGAGTGGTCGACGAGCCCAATCTAAAGAATTTTTTGCCCAAAACAACAGAAGAGCTTTCATCCAGAGGTGATGAGACCCCAAACGTTCGAACTTCGCCAAAAAAAGAGTTACCGAAAACGATACCAGTCTTTGAAGAGAAGAAACCCGAATTTAGAGAACAAATACAATTTCCGCAAGTGAGCGTTGTAGTTGAACCTCCATCGCCGTCTCACAGCGAAGATAGAAGCATCAAAACCTGCCAAAGCCGTATGGCATCAGTTCTAAGTGATATATACGACCAAGGAACTGACACGTTAAGTGTCTACTCTCCAGAACCTAATGTTAGAGATAGAGAAAGAAGGCAATCTGACAATCCAAAACTTCTAGGATCAGACCCGGAATATGGCCAATTCCTCAGTTGCTCCCCGGCGGCCACCAGGAGGATATCATGCGGGAGTCTCTTCAAGCCTGGCGAACCTGACAA CAGGCTATCAACATCAGTATCATCAATATGGGGTGAAGGCGGCACTGCGGGCGGTGGAGGGAGTACAACCAAGTCGGATACCAGCGAACGAGCTAAAAAGTTACCAATCATCAACCCCTTGGTGTCCCTCCCAGCTTGGCCACACGTCACACAAGGTTTCATAAGCCAATGTCTCTTGGCCAATGCTGATGCGTTATGTGCTGCAGTAAGCCCATTGATGGATCCTGATGAAACCCTCTTAGAAGGATTTTATGAACGAGCTGTTATGAACAACTATTTTGGAATTGGTATAGATGCAAAGATAACCCTGGATTTTCATAACAAAAGGGAGGAGCATCCTGAGAAGTGTAGATCAAGGGCGAGGAATTATATGTGGTACGGTGTCCTCGGCTCGAAAGAGTGGGTTAACAGGACGTACAG ACATCTTGGACAGCGCGTCCAGTTGGAATGTGACGGACAAAGGATACCACTTCCAGAGCTCCAGGGAATCGTTGTGCTGAATATATCTTCGTTCATGGGAGGAACCAACTTTTGGGGAGGGACGAGAGGAGACGATATCTTTCTTGCTCCGTCTTTTGATGATCGGATATTGGAA GTGGTAGCAGTATTCGGCTCAGCACAAATGGCAGCATCACGCCTGATAAATCTGCAGAAACACCGCATAGCGCAGTGCAGGGCTGTGCAGATCAACATCCTGGGCGAGGAATGCGTGCCCGTGCAGGTGGACGGCGAGGCGTGGCTGCAGCCGCCCGGCTGCGTGCGCATCATACACAAGAACAGGGCGCAGATGCTGTGCCGCTCCAGGGCGTTGGAGACCAGCTTGAG GACTTGGGATGAGAAGCAGCAACAGAAAGCGCACGCGGGCGCGCCCACGCGTTCTCTGGCGCCCGCCGAAGCAGCGCACTTGCTGGTCTTACTCGATGACGTCAACACCATAGTCAAACAC ATAAAACTGGCGTGCATTAGTGAAAATAGCACAGCGGTGACCGGCCGAGTGTGCAGTTCTCTCGCGATAGCTCGACGCATCTCAGCGCAGGCCGACGCGCTGCAAGACGCCGAGGGGAAGCTGCTGCCTCCGCCGCAACTGAGACGCTTGTTGGCTACACTG GTGGAAAGTTGTCACGAACTACTGGACAGCGGGGCTAACTTGGGCAATGCAGCAGTGGGCCTGCGTGCACATCTGACGCGCTGCTCGATACGAGACGGACTAGCGTACATACAAGCGGATGAG GTACCTCCAAAGAAAACTGGCAGCCGATGGCTTCGCGGGCGCCGCAGTGTGTCCGAAGGCGGCAACACTCTTACACCAGCACAAGTTCGTACTTGGGGAGTAAAAGAAGTTCAAGTTTGGCTGGAAAGTCTCGAACTCGGAGAATACAGCGAAGCCTTTACTAAACATGATGTCACAGGACGGGAACTTTTGTCACTGGCTAGGCGAGATCTTCGCGATCTAGGAGTCACGAAGGTAGGACATGTCAAGAGGATCCTTCAAGCTGTGAAGGAGCTGCAGTGA
- the LOC123864360 gene encoding diacylglycerol kinase eta isoform X4: MPHQWLEGNLPVAAKCDVCDKTCGSVLRLQDYRCIWCRKCVHASCRPSWRAACSLGPARASVVPPTRLHSVGPDDGWLPDRPPNASPLIVFVNSRSGDNQGVKFLRRFKQLLNPAQVFELSGAGPRLGLRLFRHFAPLRVLVCSGDGSVGWVLQEVDKLDMHRQVQTAVLPLGTGNDLARVMGWGASCDDAANLQQLLERYERASTKMLDRWSIMTFERALTAPPPPPAPPDLLEESALLRNLQEIVQAGECGESESSVARAALRAGCARLAAAGERAGGGAARAAHRLRRALSLLLHARTHLAHDHARCDSWEPMDTSDSDPETQPAAEKGSIEKTEKEQLNWAARGCALAGRADSVRRALRMLVRTLAQLLPQEAIRGEASGASSARPVPEGGAAPDSGALPVPRAFADSRRSSAASAISAASMQPDNIPDVDEDIVKLISSNPQDRVDNLDVDKCGRKTSSISPQDRLSPSNLSSCDTSSCKNLLRPDIERTSTTFNSSSLTIPNLVISDDSDKRDSLIQGETYESDQLTIIDIDKPYTDDVHFQDVCDRETPASGDCTPERKLSSADLEIDATSSEGSNISDDFSLISEIIDSKPGDAEESVGIGHIDSPEISDTYMNSETIHGESIMDDISSMLGQDVLLAMMGKNGENETYTDDTTLFTSDTVSDIPADVDSRHPSLEKKIKGKMKYISKIKKPAENEVEKFGYENRVFYIENAAKAEEQIKYCSLAQFEEGNDIARKSFRKALRKSIKKRVVDEPNLKNFLPKTTEELSSRGDETPNVRTSPKKELPKTIPVFEEKKPEFREQIQFPQVSVVVEPPSPSHSEDRSIKTCQSRMASVLSDIYDQGTDTLSVYSPEPNVRDRERRQSDNPKLLGSDPEYGQFLSCSPAATRRISCGSLFKPGEPDNRLSTSVSSIWGEGGTAGGGGSTTKSDTSERAKKLPIINPLVSLPAWPHVTQGFISQCLLANADALCAAVSPLMDPDETLLEGFYERAVMNNYFGIGIDAKITLDFHNKREEHPEKCRSRARNYMWYGVLGSKEWVNRTYRHLGQRVQLECDGQRIPLPELQGIVVLNISSFMGGTNFWGGTRGDDIFLAPSFDDRILEVVAVFGSAQMAASRLINLQKHRIAQCRAVQINILGEECVPVQVDGEAWLQPPGCVRIIHKNRAQMLCRSRALETSLRTWDEKQQQKAHAGAPTRSLAPAEAAHLLVLLDDVNTIVKHIKLACISENSTAVTGRVCSSLAIARRISAQADALQDAEGKLLPPPQLRRLLATLVESCHELLDSGANLGNAAVGLRAHLTRCSIRDGLAYIQADEVPPKKTGSRWLRGRRSVSEGGNTLTPAQVRTWGVKEVQVWLESLELGEYSEAFTKHDVTGRELLSLARRDLRDLGVTKVGHVKRILQAVKELQ, encoded by the exons ATGCCACACCAATGGCTTGAAGGCAACCTGCCCGTGGCGGCCAAGTGCGACGTCTGCGACAAGACTTGCGGCTCCGTTTTAAG GCTACAAGATTACCGCTGTATCTGGTGTCGCAAGTGCGTCCACGCAAGCTGCCGGCCGAGCTGGAGAGCCGCTTGTTCCTTGGGGCCTGCCCGAGCTTCCGTAGTACCTCCCACTCGCTTACACTCCGTCGGCCCGGATGACGGGTGGCTACCAGACCGACCACCCAACGCTTCGCCGCTTATCGTCTTCGTCAACTCAAGATCTG GGGACAACCAAGGCGTGAAATTCCTGCGTCGTTTCAAGCAGCTTCTGAACCCGGCGCAAGTGTTCGAGCTAAGCGGGGCTGGTCCTCGCCTCGGACTGCGTCTGTTCAGGCACTTTGCCCCTCTACGCGTGCTTGTGTGCAGTGGCGACGGGTCCGTTGGATGGGTGCTGCAGGAGGTCGATAAGCTGGATATGCAC CGACAGGTCCAAACTGCAGTACTACCTTTGGGCACTGGGAACGATCTAGCAAGAGTGATGGGCTGGGGCGCTTCGTGTGACGACGCGGCCAATCTGCAGCAACTGCTGGAGCGATACGAGCGAGCTTCAACCAAAATGCTGGATAG GTGGTCAATAATGACGTTCGAGCGCGCCCTGACGGCCCCGCCTCCCCCGCCCGCACCGCCCGACCTGCTGGAAGAGAGTGCACTCCTTAGGAACTTGCAGGAGATCGTGCAG GCGGGCGAATGCGGGGAAAGCGAATCGAGCGTAGCACGAGCGGCGTTGCGGGCGGGGTGCGCGCGGCTGGCGGCGGCGGGCGagcgcgcgggcggcggcgctgCGCGTGCGGCGCACCGCCTGCGACGCGCGCTGTCGCTGCTGCTGCACGCGAGGACGCATCTAGCGCACGACCATGCGCGTTGCGA TTCATGGGAGCCGATGGACACGAGTGACAGCGACCCAGAAACGCAACCGGCTGCCGAAAAAGGTAGCATCGAAAAGACTGAAAAG GAGCAGTTGAACTGGGCGGCGCGAGGCTGCGCGCTGGCGGGGCGCGCGGACAGCGTGCGGCGCGCGCTGCGCATGCTCGTGCGCACGCTCGCGCAGCTCTTACCGCAG GAAGCGATCCGCGGCGAGGCGAGTGGCGCGAGCTCGGCCAGGCCGGTACCGGAGGGCGGCGCTGCACCAGACAGTGGTGCGCTGCCCGTGCCGCGCGCCTTCGCCGACAGCCGCCGCTCCTCCGCCGCTTCCGCCATCTCCGCCGCCTCCATGCAACCAGACAA CATTCCAGATGTAGATGAAGACATAGTTAAGTTAATAAGTTCAAACCCACAAGATCGTGTAGACAACTTGGACGTCGATAAGTGTGGCCGCAAAACAAGCTCAATATCGCCTCAGGACCGTCTTTCGCCTTCCAATCTTTCCTCCTGTGATACTAGCTCGTGCAAAAACCTCCTGAGGCCTGATATCGAGCGAACTAGCACCACGTTCAATAGCAGTAGTCTTACAATACCTAACTTAGTTATCTCAGACGATAGTGATAAGAGAGATTCGTTAATACAGGGAGAAACTTATGAATCGGACCAATTGACTATAATAGACATCGACAAGCCGTATACGGACGACGTACACTTCCAAGATGTTTGCGACAGAGAGACGCCGGCGAGCGGAGACTGCACGCCGGAGAGGAAGCTCTCCAGCGCAGACTTGGAGATAGACGCGACCAGTTCCGAGGGGTCCAACATTAGCGACGACTTTAGCTTAATATCGGAGATCATTGACTCCAAACCGGGCGACGCGGAGGAGAGTGTCGGTATTGGGCACATCGATTCACCCGAAATTTCTGATACGTACATGAATTCGGAAACTATACACGGTGAATCTATAATGGATGATATCAGCTCGATGCTCGGACAAGATGTTCTTCTAGCGATGATGGGCAAAAACGGCGAAAACGAGACTTACACGGATGACACGACTCTATTCACGTCGGATACAGTTTCCGATATCCCGGCGGACGTGGACAGCCGTCATCCCAGCCTAGAGAAGAAAATTAAAGGGAAAATGAAATACATatcgaaaataaaaaaacccgCTGAAAACGAAGTTGAGAAGTTTGGTTACGAGAACAGAGTATTTTACATCGAAAATGCGGCGAAAGCTGAAGAGCAAATCAAGTATTGCAGCTTAGCACAATTTGAAGAAGGAAATGATATTGCAAGAAAATCGTTTCGAAAGGCACTGAGGAAAAGCATAAAGAAGAGAGTGGTCGACGAGCCCAATCTAAAGAATTTTTTGCCCAAAACAACAGAAGAGCTTTCATCCAGAGGTGATGAGACCCCAAACGTTCGAACTTCGCCAAAAAAAGAGTTACCGAAAACGATACCAGTCTTTGAAGAGAAGAAACCCGAATTTAGAGAACAAATACAATTTCCGCAAGTGAGCGTTGTAGTTGAACCTCCATCGCCGTCTCACAGCGAAGATAGAAGCATCAAAACCTGCCAAAGCCGTATGGCATCAGTTCTAAGTGATATATACGACCAAGGAACTGACACGTTAAGTGTCTACTCTCCAGAACCTAATGTTAGAGATAGAGAAAGAAGGCAATCTGACAATCCAAAACTTCTAGGATCAGACCCGGAATATGGCCAATTCCTCAGTTGCTCCCCGGCGGCCACCAGGAGGATATCATGCGGGAGTCTCTTCAAGCCTGGCGAACCTGACAA CAGGCTATCAACATCAGTATCATCAATATGGGGTGAAGGCGGCACTGCGGGCGGTGGAGGGAGTACAACCAAGTCGGATACCAGCGAACGAGCTAAAAAGTTACCAATCATCAACCCCTTGGTGTCCCTCCCAGCTTGGCCACACGTCACACAAGGTTTCATAAGCCAATGTCTCTTGGCCAATGCTGATGCGTTATGTGCTGCAGTAAGCCCATTGATGGATCCTGATGAAACCCTCTTAGAAGGATTTTATGAACGAGCTGTTATGAACAACTATTTTGGAATTGGTATAGATGCAAAGATAACCCTGGATTTTCATAACAAAAGGGAGGAGCATCCTGAGAAGTGTAGATCAAGGGCGAGGAATTATATGTGGTACGGTGTCCTCGGCTCGAAAGAGTGGGTTAACAGGACGTACAG ACATCTTGGACAGCGCGTCCAGTTGGAATGTGACGGACAAAGGATACCACTTCCAGAGCTCCAGGGAATCGTTGTGCTGAATATATCTTCGTTCATGGGAGGAACCAACTTTTGGGGAGGGACGAGAGGAGACGATATCTTTCTTGCTCCGTCTTTTGATGATCGGATATTGGAA GTGGTAGCAGTATTCGGCTCAGCACAAATGGCAGCATCACGCCTGATAAATCTGCAGAAACACCGCATAGCGCAGTGCAGGGCTGTGCAGATCAACATCCTGGGCGAGGAATGCGTGCCCGTGCAGGTGGACGGCGAGGCGTGGCTGCAGCCGCCCGGCTGCGTGCGCATCATACACAAGAACAGGGCGCAGATGCTGTGCCGCTCCAGGGCGTTGGAGACCAGCTTGAG GACTTGGGATGAGAAGCAGCAACAGAAAGCGCACGCGGGCGCGCCCACGCGTTCTCTGGCGCCCGCCGAAGCAGCGCACTTGCTGGTCTTACTCGATGACGTCAACACCATAGTCAAACAC ATAAAACTGGCGTGCATTAGTGAAAATAGCACAGCGGTGACCGGCCGAGTGTGCAGTTCTCTCGCGATAGCTCGACGCATCTCAGCGCAGGCCGACGCGCTGCAAGACGCCGAGGGGAAGCTGCTGCCTCCGCCGCAACTGAGACGCTTGTTGGCTACACTG GTGGAAAGTTGTCACGAACTACTGGACAGCGGGGCTAACTTGGGCAATGCAGCAGTGGGCCTGCGTGCACATCTGACGCGCTGCTCGATACGAGACGGACTAGCGTACATACAAGCGGATGAG GTACCTCCAAAGAAAACTGGCAGCCGATGGCTTCGCGGGCGCCGCAGTGTGTCCGAAGGCGGCAACACTCTTACACCAGCACAAGTTCGTACTTGGGGAGTAAAAGAAGTTCAAGTTTGGCTGGAAAGTCTCGAACTCGGAGAATACAGCGAAGCCTTTACTAAACATGATGTCACAGGACGGGAACTTTTGTCACTGGCTAGGCGAGATCTTCGCGATCTAGGAGTCACGAAGGTAGGACATGTCAAGAGGATCCTTCAAGCTGTGAAGGAGCTGCAGTGA